In a genomic window of Stakelama saccharophila:
- the rpsH gene encoding 30S ribosomal protein S8, which yields MALTDPLGDMLTRIRNGQRARMDSVLTPASKLRSRVLDVLQREGFIRGYSEEQMGPAAGIRIELKYFEGQPAIKRIARVSKPGRRVYSGSRELPTVRNGLGITIVSTPRGVLSDAEAREQNVGGEVLAEVF from the coding sequence ATGGCATTGACCGATCCCCTGGGTGATATGCTCACCCGCATCCGCAACGGCCAGCGCGCGCGTATGGACAGCGTGCTCACGCCCGCGTCGAAGCTGCGCAGCCGCGTCCTCGACGTGCTGCAGCGCGAGGGCTTTATCCGTGGGTATAGCGAGGAGCAGATGGGCCCCGCCGCCGGTATCCGCATCGAATTGAAATATTTCGAGGGCCAGCCCGCGATCAAGCGTATCGCGCGCGTCTCGAAGCCCGGCCGCCGCGTCTATTCGGGTTCCAGGGAACTGCCGACGGTGCGCAACGGCCTGGGTATCACCATCGTATCGACGCCGCGTGGCGTTCTGTCGGACGCGGAAGCGCGCGAGCAGAATGTCGGTGGCGAAGTTCTGGCGGAGGTGTTCTGA
- the rplF gene encoding 50S ribosomal protein L6, giving the protein MSRIGKRPVAIPSGVTANIADGILSVKGPKGTLSLKLADNVSYEVKDDAISVQPANDTKKARSFWGMQRTMVQNLVTGVTDGFSKRLEINGVGYRANMQGKKLKLQLGFSHDVEIDVPEGLDVKTPDQTTVEVSGMDKQKVGQLAAEIRRWRKPEPYKGKGVKYAGEYIFRKEGKKK; this is encoded by the coding sequence ATGAGCCGCATCGGCAAAAGGCCGGTCGCGATCCCCAGTGGCGTGACCGCGAACATCGCGGACGGTATCCTGTCGGTGAAGGGCCCCAAGGGCACCCTGTCGCTGAAGCTTGCCGACAATGTCAGCTATGAGGTCAAGGACGACGCGATCTCTGTGCAGCCTGCCAACGATACCAAGAAGGCCCGGTCCTTCTGGGGCATGCAGCGCACCATGGTGCAGAACCTGGTCACCGGCGTGACCGACGGGTTCTCGAAGCGCCTGGAGATCAACGGTGTCGGCTATCGTGCGAACATGCAGGGCAAGAAGCTGAAGCTTCAGCTCGGCTTCAGCCACGATGTCGAGATCGACGTGCCGGAAGGCCTCGACGTCAAGACGCCCGACCAGACCACGGTCGAGGTGTCGGGCATGGACAAGCAGAAGGTCGGCCAGTTGGCCGCGGAGATCCGTCGCTGGCGCAAGCCCGAACCCTATAAGGGCAAGGGCGTGAAATATGCCGGCGAGTATATCTTCCGCAAGGAAGGGAAGAAGAAGTAA
- the rplR gene encoding 50S ribosomal protein L18, translated as MTKGLSLFQKRRRRNRSALAKRAGGRPRLSIHRSGRHIYAQVIDDSAGKTVAAASTLEKAERGKNGANIDAARDVGSRVAEAAKKAGVTRVVFDRGGFLFHGRVKALADAAREGGLEF; from the coding sequence ATGACCAAGGGTCTGTCTCTCTTTCAGAAGCGGCGTCGCCGCAATCGCAGTGCGCTGGCGAAGCGCGCGGGCGGCCGTCCCCGGCTGTCGATCCACCGTTCGGGCAGGCATATCTATGCCCAGGTGATCGACGATAGCGCGGGCAAGACGGTCGCCGCCGCCTCCACGCTGGAAAAGGCCGAGCGCGGCAAGAACGGCGCGAATATCGACGCCGCCAGGGATGTCGGCAGCCGCGTTGCGGAAGCTGCGAAGAAGGCCGGCGTCACCAGGGTGGTTTTCGATCGTGGCGGGTTCCTGTTCCACGGTCGCGTCAAGGCGCTCGCCGATGCGGCGCGTGAAGGCGGATTGGAGTTTTAA
- the rpsE gene encoding 30S ribosomal protein S5, protein MAEENTTGEGNQPEQTIAPETKPQEVTHKAQETQPSGRGPRGGRGGGGGRGRGGDRGGRGRRDDRRGGRGGSDDGEELIEKLVHINRVSKTVKGGKRFGFAALVVVGDGKGRVGFGHGKAREVPEAISKATASAKKKMVRVPLREGRTLHHDGRGHFGAGRVYVRAAPSGTGIIAGGPMRAVFESLGVADVVTKSVGTSNPYNMIRATFEALGDQSSPKAVAQRRGKKIADLLGRGGSQTAEADAAAVTE, encoded by the coding sequence ATGGCGGAAGAAAACACGACGGGCGAAGGCAACCAGCCCGAGCAGACCATCGCTCCCGAAACCAAGCCGCAGGAAGTGACGCACAAGGCGCAGGAAACGCAGCCTTCGGGTCGCGGTCCGCGCGGTGGTCGCGGCGGCGGCGGTGGCCGCGGTCGCGGCGGTGATCGGGGCGGTCGGGGTCGGCGCGACGATCGTCGCGGCGGGCGCGGCGGCAGCGACGATGGCGAGGAGCTGATCGAGAAGCTCGTCCACATCAACCGCGTCTCCAAGACGGTGAAGGGCGGCAAGCGCTTCGGCTTTGCGGCACTCGTCGTCGTCGGCGACGGCAAGGGCCGGGTCGGCTTCGGCCACGGCAAGGCGCGCGAGGTTCCCGAGGCGATTTCCAAGGCGACCGCGTCGGCGAAGAAGAAGATGGTCCGCGTGCCGCTGCGCGAGGGTCGGACGCTGCACCATGACGGCCGTGGTCATTTCGGCGCGGGTCGCGTCTATGTCCGTGCGGCGCCGTCGGGCACCGGCATCATCGCCGGCGGTCCGATGCGTGCGGTGTTCGAATCGCTGGGTGTCGCGGACGTGGTGACCAAGTCGGTCGGCACCTCCAATCCCTATAACATGATCCGCGCGACCTTCGAGGCGCTGGGCGACCAGTCGAGCCCGAAGGCGGTGGCGCAGCGCCGCGGCAAGAAGATTGCCGACCTGCTGGGCCGTGGCGGTTCGCAAACGGCCGAGGCGGATGCCGCGGCGGTGACGGAGTAA
- the rpmD gene encoding 50S ribosomal protein L30, which translates to MAKKDETKTLKVTQTGSPIRREKHQRATLIGMGLNKRHKTVELADTPANRGMIRKVAHMVSVEG; encoded by the coding sequence ATGGCGAAAAAGGACGAGACGAAGACGCTGAAGGTGACCCAGACCGGGTCGCCGATCCGCCGCGAAAAGCATCAGCGCGCCACGCTGATCGGCATGGGTCTCAACAAGCGTCACAAGACGGTCGAACTGGCCGACACGCCGGCGAATCGCGGCATGATCCGCAAGGTCGCGCATATGGTGTCGGTCGAGGGCTGA
- the rplO gene encoding 50S ribosomal protein L15: MKLNELKDNKGARQDRVRVGRGIGSGLGKTAGRGQKGQKSREGVAVKGFEGGQMPLHMRLPKRGFNNPFAKDFAEVNLGAVQKAIDAKKLDAKKDVDHAALKAAGLARGGKDGVRLLGKGDFSAKLKFVVAGASKGAKEAVEKAGGSVEVVERVSAAEKAAAKKGKGASAKKAG; encoded by the coding sequence ATGAAACTCAACGAACTAAAGGACAACAAGGGCGCCCGGCAGGACCGCGTGCGCGTCGGGCGCGGCATCGGCTCGGGCCTGGGCAAGACCGCCGGTCGCGGCCAGAAGGGTCAGAAGAGCCGCGAGGGCGTCGCCGTAAAGGGCTTCGAGGGCGGTCAGATGCCGCTCCACATGCGCCTGCCGAAGCGCGGCTTCAACAATCCCTTTGCCAAGGACTTTGCCGAGGTAAATCTGGGAGCGGTGCAGAAGGCGATCGACGCCAAGAAGCTGGACGCGAAGAAGGATGTCGACCACGCGGCGTTGAAGGCCGCCGGCCTGGCGCGCGGCGGCAAGGACGGCGTCCGCCTGCTCGGCAAGGGCGATTTCTCGGCGAAGCTGAAATTCGTCGTCGCCGGCGCGTCGAAGGGCGCGAAGGAAGCGGTCGAGAAGGCCGGCGGATCGGTCGAGGTGGTCGAGCGCGTTTCCGCTGCCGAGAAGGCCGCCGCCAAGAAGGGCAAGGGCGCGAGCGCCAAGAAGGCGGGCTGA
- the secY gene encoding preprotein translocase subunit SecY, translated as MASAADNMSASLSLANFSKATELKKRLWFTLGALIVFRMLSYVPLPGIDPSALGLLAQNTSGGVLDFFNSFSGGSLKRMSVTALGVMPYITASIVVQLATSLSPQLGAIKKEGESGRKRLNQYTRYGTVGLTAVQGYFLAVGLETLGANQGVQAVVDPGMLFRVAAVVSLVGGTMFLMWLGEQITSRGIGNGISLIIMAGIVASMPTALVQLFEGGRAGTLNPITIVAIILAVAGIVLFICFMERAQRRILIQYPKRQTQRGMQAERSHLPLKINTAGVIPPIFASSLLLMPLTVSQFAGGHVAGESMWGDAIITLNQYLQHGSPIYMLLYGAGIIFFSFFYTAVVFNPEETADNLKRYGGFIPGIRPGKSTETYLDYVLTRITVIGAAYLAFICLVPEYLVSAMSIPFYLGGTSLLIVVNVTMDTVAQIQSHLLAHQYGDLIKKSKLKGRRGR; from the coding sequence ATGGCAAGTGCCGCCGACAATATGTCCGCCAGTCTGAGCCTGGCCAATTTCAGCAAGGCCACGGAACTCAAGAAGCGCCTGTGGTTTACGCTCGGGGCGCTGATCGTGTTCCGTATGCTGAGCTATGTGCCGCTGCCGGGGATCGACCCCAGTGCGCTGGGCCTGCTCGCGCAGAACACCTCGGGCGGTGTGCTCGATTTCTTCAACAGCTTTTCGGGCGGTTCGCTGAAACGCATGAGCGTTACCGCGCTCGGCGTGATGCCCTACATCACGGCGTCGATCGTGGTGCAGCTCGCCACCTCGCTCAGTCCGCAACTCGGCGCGATCAAGAAGGAAGGCGAATCCGGGCGCAAGCGGCTGAACCAATATACCCGCTACGGCACGGTGGGCCTCACCGCGGTCCAGGGTTATTTCCTCGCCGTCGGCCTGGAAACGCTGGGCGCCAACCAGGGGGTGCAGGCCGTGGTCGACCCCGGCATGCTGTTCCGCGTCGCCGCGGTCGTCAGCCTGGTCGGCGGCACGATGTTCCTGATGTGGCTGGGCGAACAGATCACCAGCCGGGGCATCGGCAACGGCATCTCGCTGATCATCATGGCCGGCATCGTCGCCAGCATGCCGACCGCGCTGGTGCAGTTGTTCGAAGGCGGCCGCGCCGGGACGCTCAACCCGATCACCATCGTCGCCATCATCCTCGCAGTGGCGGGCATCGTCCTGTTCATCTGCTTCATGGAGCGCGCGCAGCGGCGGATCCTGATCCAGTATCCCAAGCGACAGACGCAGCGCGGGATGCAGGCGGAACGCAGCCACCTGCCGCTGAAGATCAACACCGCGGGCGTGATTCCGCCGATCTTCGCATCCTCGCTGCTGCTGATGCCGCTGACCGTTAGCCAGTTCGCCGGCGGCCATGTCGCGGGCGAGAGCATGTGGGGCGACGCCATCATCACGCTCAACCAGTATCTGCAGCACGGATCGCCGATATATATGCTGCTCTACGGCGCGGGCATCATCTTCTTTTCCTTCTTCTACACCGCCGTGGTGTTCAATCCGGAGGAGACGGCCGACAATCTGAAGCGCTATGGCGGGTTCATTCCCGGCATCCGGCCGGGCAAGAGTACAGAGACCTATCTCGATTATGTGCTGACCCGCATCACCGTGATCGGCGCGGCCTATCTGGCCTTCATCTGCCTGGTGCCCGAATATCTGGTTTCGGCGATGTCGATTCCCTTCTATCTCGGCGGCACGAGCCTGCTGATCGTCGTCAACGTGACGATGGACACGGTGGCGCAGATCCAGTCGCACCTGCTGGCGCATCAGTATGGCGACCTGATCAAGAAATCGAAGCTGAAGGGTCGCCGCGGCCGTTGA
- a CDS encoding adenylate kinase — MNIILLGPPGAGKGTQASRLEADRGMVQLSTGDMLRAAVKAGTPTGLQAKKVMDAGELVSDEIVSGIIGDRLDQPDTENGVIFDGYPRTAAQATALDELLAERGRKLDYVIELKVDEDALVDRIVGRFTCATCGAGYHERYKQPKVEGSCDVCGGHEFKRRPDDNAETVRTRMAEYRAKTAPILPIYEARGLVRRVDGMADIDTVTREIEAVLDGRADSGSPSPRI; from the coding sequence GTGAATATCATCCTGCTCGGGCCGCCGGGCGCCGGTAAGGGAACGCAGGCGAGCAGGCTAGAGGCCGATCGCGGCATGGTGCAGTTGTCGACCGGCGACATGCTGCGTGCCGCGGTGAAGGCGGGTACGCCGACGGGCCTTCAGGCGAAGAAGGTCATGGATGCGGGGGAACTCGTCTCCGACGAGATCGTCTCGGGCATCATCGGCGATCGGCTGGACCAGCCGGATACCGAGAACGGTGTGATTTTCGATGGCTATCCGCGCACGGCGGCGCAGGCCACGGCGCTGGACGAGCTGTTGGCAGAGCGGGGCCGCAAGCTCGATTATGTGATCGAACTCAAGGTCGACGAGGATGCACTGGTCGACCGCATCGTCGGCCGCTTCACCTGCGCGACCTGCGGCGCGGGCTATCACGAGCGCTACAAGCAGCCGAAGGTCGAGGGTAGCTGCGACGTCTGCGGCGGTCACGAGTTCAAGCGGCGCCCCGACGACAATGCGGAGACGGTGCGCACCCGCATGGCCGAATATCGTGCCAAGACGGCGCCCATCCTGCCGATCTACGAAGCGCGCGGCCTGGTGCGGCGCGTCGACGGCATGGCCGATATCGACACGGTGACGCGCGAGATCGAGGCGGTTCTCGATGGAAGGGCTGATTCGGGATCACCGTCGCCCCGAATTTGA
- the rpsM gene encoding 30S ribosomal protein S13: MARIAGVNIPTNKRVVIALQYIHGIGQTKAKEITSNLKIAPERRVQDLTDQEVLQIREAIDGGYTVEGDLRRQTAMNIKRLMDLACYRGLRHRKGLPVRGQRTHTNARTRKGKPKAIAGKKK, translated from the coding sequence ATGGCACGTATCGCGGGTGTGAACATCCCGACCAACAAGCGCGTCGTAATCGCGCTTCAGTATATCCACGGCATTGGTCAGACCAAGGCCAAGGAGATCACGAGCAACCTGAAGATCGCGCCGGAGCGCCGGGTTCAGGACCTGACCGACCAGGAAGTGTTGCAGATTCGCGAAGCGATCGACGGTGGTTACACCGTCGAAGGCGATCTGCGCCGTCAGACCGCGATGAACATCAAGCGGCTGATGGACCTGGCCTGCTATCGCGGGCTGCGTCATCGCAAGGGTCTGCCGGTCCGCGGTCAGCGCACGCATACCAATGCGCGCACCCGCAAGGGCAAGCCCAAGGCGATCGCCGGCAAGAAGAAGTAA
- the rpsK gene encoding 30S ribosomal protein S11 → MAREPQRIRRRERKNISAGVAHVNASFNNTMITICDAQGNAISWSSAGMMGFKGSRKSTPYAAQVAAEDAGKKAADHGVRTLEVEVKGPGSGRESALRALQAVGFQITSIRDVTPIPHNGVRPSKRRRV, encoded by the coding sequence ATGGCACGTGAACCGCAGCGCATTCGCAGGCGCGAGCGCAAGAACATCTCGGCGGGCGTCGCGCATGTGAACGCCAGCTTCAACAACACGATGATCACCATCTGCGATGCCCAGGGCAACGCGATTTCGTGGTCGTCGGCCGGCATGATGGGTTTCAAGGGGTCGCGCAAGTCGACGCCTTACGCCGCCCAGGTCGCCGCCGAGGATGCGGGCAAGAAGGCTGCGGACCACGGCGTCCGCACACTCGAGGTAGAGGTCAAGGGGCCTGGTTCGGGCCGCGAATCGGCGCTTCGCGCGTTGCAGGCGGTCGGTTTCCAGATCACCTCGATCCGGGACGTCACCCCGATCCCGCACAATGGCGTCCGCCCGTCCAAGCGTCGCCGCGTCTGA
- a CDS encoding DNA-directed RNA polymerase subunit alpha: protein MSVNAKNWQELKKPNGLEKKSGGDSKRKATFVAEPLERGFGLTLGNALRRVLLSSLQGAAVTSIKIENVLHEFSSLAGVREDVTDIVLNVKQIALKMEGEGPKRLQLSATGPAEVKAGDIAVSGDIEVLNPDLVLCHLDDGATLNMELTADTGKGYVPAVANRPADAPIGLIPVDSLYSPVRQVSYKVDPTRVGQDLDYDKLTLTIETDGTIGPDDALAYGARILQDQLALFVHFDDSALAAAQPAGAAQPGGAAEGEGDTAQINRYLLKKVDELELSVRSANCLKNDNIIYIGDLVQKTEAEMLRTPNFGRKSLNEIKEVLSSMGLRLGMDIPGWPPENIEEMAKKLEQEILG, encoded by the coding sequence GTGTCTGTCAACGCAAAGAACTGGCAGGAACTCAAGAAGCCCAACGGCCTCGAAAAGAAGTCCGGCGGCGATTCCAAGCGCAAGGCGACGTTCGTCGCCGAGCCGTTGGAGCGCGGATTCGGCCTGACGCTCGGCAACGCGCTTCGGCGCGTGCTGCTGTCGTCGCTTCAGGGTGCGGCCGTCACCTCGATCAAGATCGAGAATGTGCTGCACGAATTTTCGAGCCTCGCAGGCGTTCGCGAGGACGTGACCGACATCGTCCTCAACGTGAAGCAGATCGCGCTTAAGATGGAAGGCGAGGGGCCGAAGCGGCTTCAGCTTTCCGCGACCGGTCCGGCCGAGGTGAAGGCCGGCGACATCGCCGTTTCCGGCGACATCGAAGTGCTGAACCCGGATCTGGTGCTGTGCCACCTGGATGACGGCGCGACGCTGAACATGGAACTGACCGCCGACACCGGCAAGGGATATGTCCCTGCGGTGGCGAACCGGCCCGCGGATGCGCCGATCGGCCTGATTCCGGTCGATTCGCTGTATTCGCCGGTGCGCCAGGTCAGCTATAAGGTCGATCCCACCCGCGTCGGCCAGGATCTCGATTACGACAAGCTGACGCTGACGATCGAGACCGACGGCACGATCGGACCCGACGATGCGCTGGCTTATGGTGCCCGCATTCTCCAGGACCAGCTCGCGCTGTTCGTGCATTTCGACGATTCCGCGCTGGCTGCGGCCCAGCCCGCCGGTGCGGCGCAGCCGGGTGGTGCCGCCGAAGGCGAGGGCGATACCGCGCAGATCAATCGGTATCTGCTCAAGAAGGTCGACGAGCTGGAACTGTCGGTGCGGTCGGCCAACTGCCTCAAGAACGACAACATCATCTATATCGGCGACCTGGTCCAGAAGACCGAGGCCGAGATGCTCCGCACGCCGAATTTCGGCCGCAAGTCGTTGAACGAGATCAAGGAAGTGCTCTCGTCCATGGGCCTGCGGCTCGGTATGGACATCCCCGGCTGGCCGCCGGAGAATATCGAGGAAATGGCCAAGAAGCTCGAGCAGGAAATCCTCGGCTAA
- the rplQ gene encoding 50S ribosomal protein L17, giving the protein MRHRMGGRKLQRTSSHRQALFRNMAAALIKHEQITTTLAKAKELRPYVEKLVTLGKKGGLSNRRLAHARLLDDAQLAKLFDVLAKRYADRNGGYTRIIKAGIRASDASPMAIIEFVDRDVDAKGQDSGPVMGDEDFEDVA; this is encoded by the coding sequence ATGCGTCATCGTATGGGCGGCCGTAAGCTGCAGCGCACCTCCAGCCACCGTCAGGCCCTGTTCCGCAACATGGCCGCGGCGCTGATCAAGCACGAGCAGATCACCACCACGCTCGCCAAGGCGAAGGAGCTTCGCCCCTATGTCGAAAAGCTGGTGACGCTGGGCAAGAAGGGCGGCCTGTCGAACCGTCGTCTCGCACATGCGCGCCTGCTCGACGACGCGCAGCTCGCCAAGCTGTTCGACGTGCTGGCCAAGCGCTATGCCGATCGCAACGGCGGCTATACCCGCATCATCAAGGCCGGCATCCGCGCCTCGGATGCGTCGCCCATGGCGATCATCGAATTCGTCGACCGCGATGTTGACGCCAAGGGCCAGGATTCCGGCCCGGTGATGGGCGACGAGGATTTCGAAGACGTGGCGTAA
- a CDS encoding prolyl oligopeptidase family serine peptidase → MRRLSLLALPLLFATAPHVALAQSSSETSSTMTAPLDYPETRRGDIVEDHFGITVADPYRWLENDVRNDPEVAAWVAAENKVTDAYLQTLPGRDVFRRRLKALIDYERFGLPVERGGRYFYNHNSGLQNQAVLFVRDSPNGEGRVLLDPNGWSKDGATALAEWVPSEDGTKLLYAIQDGGTDWRTIKVLDVATGKPLSDKVEWVKFSALSWARDGSGFYYSRFPEPQAGEKFQATNENQAVYFHKLGTAQSADRLVYATPDHPKYGHGAYVTDDGNWLVIITTEGTDNRYGVTVLDLTRPDAKPRTIISKLENEWSPAGNIGSKFYFLTNKDAPRGRIVTMDVAATDPLATVAELVPQTEATLQGASMVGGTLFANYLSDVKSEVRRFAPDGTPKGEVPLPGIGTASGFDGEQGQTETFYAFTSFARPATIYRYDIATGEVTPWAQPEVAFDPEQYDVRQRFYTSKDGTRVPMFIVHKKGLKTPAPTLLYGYGGFDISLTPAFSATRLAWMEQGGVLAVANLRGGGEYGKAWHDAGRLHNKQNVFDDFIAAAEDLIAEGVTTKDQLAIQGGSNGGLLIGAVTNQRPDLFAAALPEVGVMDMLRFDQFTAGRYWVDDYGYPSKEADFKVLYKYSPYHNIRSGEDYPAIMALTADTDDRVVPGHTFKYTAALQHADIGTKPHIVRIETRAGHGSGKPTDKIIEEYADMWAFAAKWTGMKVTAKE, encoded by the coding sequence ATGCGCCGCCTCAGTCTGCTTGCCCTGCCGCTTCTCTTTGCCACCGCGCCGCATGTCGCGCTCGCCCAATCCAGTTCGGAGACTTCGTCCACGATGACCGCACCGCTCGATTATCCCGAAACCCGCCGCGGCGACATTGTCGAGGATCATTTCGGGATCACGGTGGCCGATCCCTATCGCTGGCTCGAAAACGATGTGCGCAACGATCCGGAGGTCGCCGCCTGGGTGGCGGCGGAAAACAAAGTCACCGACGCTTATCTGCAAACCCTGCCCGGCCGCGATGTCTTTCGCCGGCGGTTGAAGGCGTTGATCGATTACGAACGCTTCGGCCTGCCGGTCGAACGCGGCGGGCGCTATTTCTATAACCATAACAGCGGTCTGCAGAACCAGGCGGTGCTGTTCGTGCGCGATTCGCCGAACGGCGAGGGGCGGGTGCTGCTCGATCCCAATGGCTGGTCGAAGGACGGCGCGACCGCGCTGGCCGAATGGGTGCCGTCGGAGGACGGGACGAAGCTGCTCTACGCGATCCAGGACGGCGGCACCGACTGGCGCACGATCAAGGTGCTGGACGTCGCCACCGGCAAGCCGCTGTCCGACAAGGTCGAGTGGGTGAAGTTTTCGGCGCTGTCCTGGGCCAGGGACGGATCGGGATTTTACTATTCGCGCTTTCCAGAGCCACAGGCGGGCGAGAAGTTTCAGGCGACGAACGAGAACCAGGCGGTCTATTTCCACAAACTGGGCACCGCGCAGTCGGCCGACCGGCTGGTCTATGCCACGCCCGACCATCCCAAATACGGCCACGGCGCCTATGTCACCGATGACGGAAACTGGCTGGTCATCATCACCACGGAAGGGACGGACAATCGCTACGGCGTGACCGTGCTCGATCTGACCCGCCCCGACGCCAAGCCGCGCACGATCATCTCCAAGCTGGAAAACGAATGGTCGCCGGCGGGCAATATCGGCTCGAAATTCTACTTCCTGACCAACAAGGACGCGCCGCGCGGACGGATCGTCACCATGGACGTCGCGGCCACCGATCCGCTGGCGACCGTCGCCGAACTCGTGCCGCAGACCGAGGCGACGCTGCAGGGCGCCAGCATGGTGGGCGGCACCCTGTTCGCCAACTATCTGAGCGACGTGAAAAGCGAGGTGCGCCGCTTCGCACCCGACGGCACGCCGAAGGGCGAGGTGCCGCTGCCCGGCATCGGCACGGCAAGCGGCTTCGACGGCGAGCAGGGCCAGACGGAAACCTTCTACGCCTTCACCAGCTTTGCCCGGCCCGCGACGATCTATCGCTACGACATCGCAACCGGCGAGGTGACGCCCTGGGCGCAGCCGGAGGTCGCCTTCGACCCCGAGCAATATGACGTGCGGCAGCGTTTCTACACGTCGAAGGACGGCACCCGCGTGCCGATGTTCATCGTCCATAAGAAGGGGCTGAAAACGCCCGCGCCGACGCTGCTCTACGGCTATGGCGGCTTCGATATTTCGCTGACGCCCGCCTTTTCCGCGACCCGGCTGGCCTGGATGGAACAGGGCGGGGTGCTGGCGGTCGCCAACCTTCGCGGCGGCGGCGAATATGGCAAGGCGTGGCACGATGCCGGACGGCTGCACAACAAGCAAAACGTCTTCGACGATTTCATCGCCGCGGCCGAGGACCTGATCGCCGAAGGCGTGACGACGAAGGACCAGCTCGCCATCCAGGGCGGATCGAATGGCGGATTGCTGATCGGCGCGGTCACGAACCAGCGGCCGGACCTGTTTGCCGCCGCGCTTCCCGAGGTCGGCGTGATGGACATGCTGCGCTTCGACCAGTTCACCGCCGGGCGCTATTGGGTCGACGATTACGGCTATCCGTCGAAGGAGGCGGACTTCAAGGTCCTCTACAAATACTCGCCCTATCACAATATCCGCTCGGGCGAGGACTATCCGGCGATCATGGCGCTGACCGCGGACACCGACGACCGCGTCGTGCCGGGGCATACGTTCAAATATACCGCCGCGCTCCAGCATGCCGATATCGGGACCAAGCCGCACATCGTCCGCATCGAGACGCGCGCCGGCCACGGCTCGGGCAAGCCGACCGACAAGATCATCGAGGAATATGCCGATATGTGGGCCTTCGCCGCGAAATGGACGGGGATGAAGGTCACGGCGAAAGAGTAA